A region from the Lolium perenne isolate Kyuss_39 chromosome 4, Kyuss_2.0, whole genome shotgun sequence genome encodes:
- the LOC127296661 gene encoding uncharacterized protein, producing MAAGEQHSTPQISSSSKNSSGRPVTPFWKEKYERDARRYWDIFYKRHEDKFFKDRHYLDKEWGKYFQAQDGGNLVVLEVGCGAGNTIFPLLSTYPDIFVHACDFSSRAVDLVKKHKDFRPDRVNAFACDITSEQLTEHVEPSSVDIVTMIFMLSAVAPDKMPLVLQNIRTILKHGGRVLFRDYAFGDLAQERLMSKGQQISENFYVRGDGTRAYYFSNEYLVDLFSNCGFTLEEICVHNKKVENRSLDLVMNRNWIQATFTLNSAGSLSPNNQHGHHTCEGKEDKLAVETSQKSDSEEIDLSADFSNMFGISRYLDEAQIVRIKAKGHDFKIKVLAKEYQHTCKLTGLMLWESAQFMCSLLAENPSIVAGRRVLEIGCGSAGICSMVAASFAQFIVATDGDEESLDLLRQNTSSNLEAEFLDRVLVRKLLWGNEDDMKAVKELSGNDAGFDCIIGTDVTYNPDAILPLFKTARELISDKANGDSGAVLILCYIQRRVDEDSILSAAKSQGFRLVDKWINGVNESNGIISSWFCGNDVCSAFQNVTFSILYFQV from the exons ATGGCCGCCGGCGAGCAGCACAGCACCCCCCAGATCTCTTCTTCCTCGAAAAATTCTTCCGGGAGGCCCGTCACTCCGTTTTGGAAAG AGAAGTACGAGAGGGACGCGCGGAGGTACTGGGACATCTTCTACAAGCGCCACGAGGACAAG TTCTTCAAGGATCGACACTACTTGGATAAAGAATGGGGAAAGTACTTCCAAGCCCAAGATGGGGGAAATTTGGTGGTTTTGGAG GTTGGCTGTGGAGCTGGAAATACAATATTTCCGCTGCTGTCTACCTATCCAGATATATTTGTTCATGCCTGTGACTTCTCTTCAAGAGCTGTTGACCTAGTTAAG AAACACAAGGACTTCAGACCTGACCGGGTTAATGCATTTGCATGTGATATTACATCTGAACAACTAACAGAGCACGTGGAACCTTCCTCTGTTGACATTGTGACAATG ATCTTTATGCTCTCTGCAGTTGCACCAGATAAAATGCCTTTAGTTCTGCAGAACATCAGAACTATCCTCAAA CATGGTGGCCGTGTGCTCTTTCGGGACTATGCATTCGGCGACCTTGCTCAG GAAAGGCTTATGTCCAAAGGCCAGCAAATAAGTGAGAACTTTTATGTCAGAGGTGATGGCACG CGTGCATACTACTTTTCAAATGAATACCTGGTGGATTTGTTCTCAAACTGTGGATTTACTCTTGAGGAAATTTGTGTACACAACAAAAAGGTTGAGAACCGTTCATTAGACTTGGTTATGAACAG GAATTGGATCCAAGCTACGTTTACCCTTAACTCAGCTGGTTCTCTAAGTCCAAATAATCAGCACGGCCACCATACTTGTGAAGGAAAGGAGGATAAGCTAGCTGTTGAGACATCTCAGAAGAGCGATAGTGAAGAAATTGACCTTTCTGCGGATTTTAGCAATATGTTTGGAATATCGCGCTATCTTGATGAG GCGCAAATTGTTAGGATtaaagcaaagggccatgacttcAAAATAAAAGTTCTGGCGAAAGAATACCAACACACCTGCAAATTAACTGGCCTAATGCTCTGGGAATCAGCTCAGTTCATGTGCAGTCTTCTAGCAGAGAATCCTTCCATAGTTGCTGGCAGAAGGGTGTTGGAGATAGGCTGTGGCTCAGCTGGCATCTGCTCAATGGTTGCTGCCAGTTTTGCTCAATTTATTGTAGCTACTGATGGGGATGAAGAATCGCTCGATCTTCTTAGGCAGAATACTTCCTCTAATTTGGAGGCTGAATTTCTTGATAGGGTTTTGGTCAGAAAGCTGCTTTGGGGCAATGAAGACGATATGAAGGCAGTGAAGGAGCTTTCTGGCAATGATGCAGGTTTTGATTGTATTATTGGCACTGACGTGACCTACAATCCTGATGCTATACTTCCTCTCTTCAAGACTGCTAGGGAACTGATTTCTGACAAGGCCAATGGTGATTCGGGGGCAGTTCTTATTCTTTGCTACATCCAGCGTCGTGTTGACGAGGATTCTATCCTTTCTGCGGCAAAGTCTCAGGGATTCAGGCTTGTGGACAAATGGATAAATGGAGTTAACGAGAGTAATGGTATCATTAGTTCTTGGTTCTGTGGTAATGATGTTTGCAGTGCTTTCCAGAATGTAACATTTTCCATATTGTATTTTCAAGTGTAA